The following proteins are co-located in the Solenopsis invicta isolate M01_SB chromosome 7, UNIL_Sinv_3.0, whole genome shotgun sequence genome:
- the LOC105193539 gene encoding uncharacterized protein LOC105193539 isoform X7: MSGRRIGIADGARAAPSSLPSQPLVESADPAGARRRGGGEKESRPFAFSYSLPTIHYPLRRSVLTPVTKERYSRSKSSVRPESSDDDGVSRRTIENVVNNSCAKKEKERGRGRSRSKRARSERVKARARARVHAMFPAAGKGERRSLRGSARLSSKMSGRPPRLRALRPRAQHQRRGKTESQASDATTPRSEGNLKRAAASHEVEHNAKRYDAKKGKDTTTTKTTTTTTTTTTTDTSDAVSKTHDAMDGIENNNDDDDELTVTAVNTVNTVEAVAEDEAEEDGEMKEKNNDDDDDDDDEATLDGNVDVDVDIDVDVNVAVNSAETIDVEANGQASYECKTCDPPKMLSSIKAYFEHLRKEHKYKVGASDFREVLNKSGSTTTSVGSSDSFVSDHSLISIDDKKSALANAECIALKCEEKGCQFITAWDSEMQRHLAECHAPVSPSKPRKPLPMLIPLSLASTKSNNTVNSSGPPTTLLKVPRVRVRPELAQIARDTELAKMNKEAANSKRNFNTAAGVFERKNASFFDKLKEKLTTTATSINNGVPEVAVSNENDLKCWCTFKASSMEELACHKQTHHTALSVSVGTTRCPKCRRRCKSTTDLQMHMQYCHSRNDATPSIDSSLEKVTNRSRSDVRMTSYRDEYSFPSQLDWDANLRGLNSSGPSFEGGPTHPSGRRVFKCPHCPFWASTASRFHVHIVGHLNRKPFECSMCAYRSNWRWDITKHIKLKAAKDAVHTSARVLMTDETGRRNYSKYNKYLAQVEQQSWDEDRMEQRSIEETNSEEMPTKLVIVDNKEYVPLTGPTSQSSITIIPSSEANQNIQNVDISLRPPPPLKAAVRSRGQSLLKNSPITMHIHTPSGGGAVSISPAIDESKRTQWKCKRCNYRDTNKDNVLLHVKSHYESADHEFIEERNPFGCGDCPFSASDAATLSLHRLNHRPTLEAIFKCYLCPYYVKTKAELLEHSRLHGEELAAMHQQNTDVQISKNKLQQISISEGGVSQTKDESSIEQVIQITSRNNVTASSKMTEAQSSPPPPPSLLLDTRALPDAPLVWVSKLDGTLTKMLKCRHCPFISSRRAEVLDHETMHVDMPTQGPFIACTDCSFTCSRREVMTAHTEMHAGSLGTVHCLVDETRPDAQQANDLATLLGMPQTPMLGSEPDLQDSRLVHCCGKCPARFLCEKELRIHLRYHTTELAYSCQWCSYAARQPAHLIAHQKAHSTEYQERTKYLLSLYGHSQRYPPPATACVETDNRDTDSGPNVAWIVVEINENANNYINGTTTVQRTGNQVFTCAKCPARYFKLDALEYHMTLHGSNNRFKCNDCDYSSKTAQNLLKHQVVHRRHNESSESSTAELSSTPIAETTPTSCPESPVQSSPDPQFGVFMRGNPNFVYPGYLRNGRLKEKRYKCHKCPSAFEKREQYRVHLTLHGAKQRYRCDTCDYSVKYYANYIQHLKKHQANAEAQASRRQFEDDRISVDSDSFIDAGTATSSRKSSRSSAVNTLAVLSSVNNATLQPSNQDKQSLLLMQKKGIISSMGDADAETIRCLSCPFSTIDKDIMDLHKRRHGIERMTPSCPHCDYIPRKDENIGEHIKLHFTRMYKPESYLIVEMLTLTMEKVSANSKSEKGQRLKELLFKECEDGRFLPLTETVNSLSLRTSTSTMKATKEKVIIDPNTGETKHRLAT; the protein is encoded by the exons GTGAGACCAGAGTCGTCCGACGATGACGGTGTCTCGCGTCGAACGATAGAGAACGTGGTGAATAATTCCTGcgcgaagaaagagaaagagagagggagagggagatccaggagcaagcgagcgaggagCGAGCGAGTgaaggcgcgcgcgcgcgcgcgtgtgcacgCCATGTTTCCTGCAGCGGGCAAGGGCGAGCGAAGAAGTCTGCGCGGAAGCGCACGGCTCTCGTCCAAGATGTCGGGAAGACCGCCCCGGTTGCGTGCCCTGCGGCCGCGGGCGCAGCATCAGAGACGAGGGAAAACGGAGTCCCAGGCCTCCGACGCGACCACGCCGAGATCGGAAGGTAACCTTAAACGGGCCGCGGCGAGTCACGAGGTGGAGCACAATGCGAAGAGATACGACGCGAAGAAGGGCAAAGACACTACCACGAccaagacgacgacgacgacgacgacgacgacgacgacggacacGTCTGACGCTGTGAGTAAGACGCACGATGCGATGGACGGAATTGAaaacaacaacgacgacgacgacgagctaACGGTGACCGCCGTCAACACCGTCAACACCGTCGAGGCCGTAGCCGAGGATGAGGCGGAAGAGGATGGGGAGATGAAGGAGAagaacaacgacgacgacgacgatgacgacgatgaggCGACGCTGGACGGCAACGTCGACGTGGATGTCGACATCGACGTTGACGTGAACGTCGCGGTGAATTCCGCGGAGACGATCGACGTCGAGGCAAACGGCCAGGCGTCTTACGAGTGCAAGACCTGCGATCCGCCGAAAATGCTGTCCAGTATCAAGGCCTATTTCGAGCATCTGCGAAAGGAGCACAAATATAAG GTTGGAGCCAGTGACTTTCgagaagttttaaataaaagtggaAGTACAACCACCTCGGTCGGTTCTTCCGATTCGTTCGTATCAGATCACTCGCTAATTTCGATAGACGATAAGAAAAGCGCCCTGGCCAACGCCGAGTGCATCGCGTTAAAATGCGAGGAGAAAGGCTGCCAATTTATAACAGCCTGGGACTCTGAGATGCAGCGTCATTTAGCGGAGTGTCACGCGCCGGTTTCTCCATCGAAGCCAAGAAAGCCACTGCCGATGTTAATTCCATTGAGCCTAGCGAGCACCAAGTCCAATAACACGGTCAACAGTAGCGGCCCACCTACGACCCTATTGAAAGTTCCGCGCGTTAGAGTGAGACCTGAACTGGCGCAAATCGCGAGGGATACGGAGCTAGCTAAGATGAACAAGGAG GCCGCGAATTCGAAGAGGAATTTCAATACTGCCGCTGGGGTATTCGAGAGAAAGAATGCCTCCTTCTTCGATAAACTGAAGGAAAAACTAACGACGACCGCGACGTCGATTAATAACGGTGTGCCGGAGGTAGCTGTAAGTAATGAGAACGACTTGAAATGCTGGTGTACGTTTAAAGCTAGTAGCATGGAGGAGCTAGCTTGCCACAAACAGACACACCACACCGCGCTCAGCGTGTCCGTGGGCACGACACGTTGCCCTAAGTGTAGAAGACGTTGCAAGAGTACAACCGATCTCCAAATGCATATGCAATACTGCCATTCGCGCAACGACGCAACGCCGTCCATCGATAGTAGTTTAGAGAAAGTAACGAATCGTTCTCGCTCGGACGTCCGCATGACCTCGTATCGTGACGAATACTCTTTTCCGTCGCAATTGGATTGGGACGCGAATCTCAGAGGACTAAATTCTTCTGGACCTTCG TTTGAAGGTGGTCCGACACATCCGAGCGGACGACGAGTATTCAAATGTCCCCATTGTCCATTTTGGGCTTCCACCGCAAGTCGCTTTCACGTACATATAGTCGGTCATTTAAACCGGAAGCCGTTCGAGTGTTCAATGTGCGCGTATCGTTCTAACTGGCGATGGGACATCACAAAACATATTAAGCTTAAAGCGGCTAAAGACGCAGTGCATACGAGCGCCAGAGTGCTCATGACGGATGAGACAGGTCGACGGAATTATtccaaatataacaaatatctcGCACAG GTAGAACAGCAATCGTGGGACGAAGATCGTATGGAACAGCGTAGCATAGAAGAAACAAATTCTGAAGAAATGCCGACGAAATTGGTGATTGTGGACAACAAAGAGTACGTTCCGTTGACTGGCCCGACGTCGCAATCTTCTATCACGATTATTCCGTCGAGTGAGGcaaatcaaaatattcaaaatgtagACATAAGTCTGCGACCTCCACCACCGCTCAAAGCAGCGGTTAGAAGTCGTGGACAGTCTCTGTTGAAGAACAGTCCGATTACGATGCATATACATACTCCTAGTGGTGGTGGTGCGGTCTCTATATCTCCAGCGATAGATGAGAGTAAACGCACTCAGTGGAAGTGTAAACGTTGTAATTACCGAGATACCAACAAAGATAACGTGTTGTTGCATGTTAAATCTCATTACGAATCTGCTGATCATGAGTTCATAGAAGAAAGG AATCCATTTGGTTGTGGGGATTGTCCATTTTCAGCATCGGACGCTGCTACTCTGTCTCTTCATAGGCTAAACCATCGGCCAACCTTAGAAGCTATATTTAAATGCTATCTTTGTCCATACTACGTTAAAACAAAGGC aGAATTATTGGAGCACTCTAGACTCCACGGGGAAGAGCTGGCAGCTATGCATCAGCAAAATACGGATGTTCAAATTTCTAAGAATAAATTGCAACAAATATCAATTTCCGAAGGTG gtGTTTCACAAACAAAAGACGAATCGTCCATAGAACAAGTAATTCAGATAACGTCGCGTAACAATGTAACGGCATCTTCAAAGATGACGGAAGCTCAGTCGTCACCGCCTCCACCACCGTCGCTTCTTCTAGATACTCGTGCCCTTCCGGATGCTCCGTTGGTTTGGGTATCGAAGCTAGATGGCACTCTGACGAAGATGCTCAAGTGTCGCCACTGTCCGTTCATCTCATCGCGACGTGCGGAGGTGCTTGATCATGAGACAATGCATGTAGACATGCCAACGCAGGGACCCTTCATCGCCTGTACAGACTGTAGCTTTACTTGCTCGCGTCGGGAGGTCATGACCGCACATACAGAAATGCATGCGGGATCTCTGGGTACCGTTCATTGTCTTGTCGATGAAACACGACCTGATGCCCAACAGGCGAATGATCTGGCCACTCTACTTGGCATGCCACAAACTCCTATGTTAGGTAGTGAGCCTGATCTACAGGATTCCCGTCTTGTGCATTGCTGCGGCAAGTGTCCGGCGCGATTTCTGTGCGAGAAAGAGTTGCGTATTCATCTGCGGTACCACACCACGGAACTAGCGTATTCATGCCAATGGTGTTCATATGCAGCGCGACAACCGGCGCATTTGATAGCTCATCAAAAGGCGCACTCGACAGAATATCAGGAGCGCACCAAATATTTGTTGTCGTTGTACGGTCACTCGCAGCGTTATCCTCCGCCTGCGACAGCATGCGTCGAGACGGATAATCGGGACACTGACAGTGGGCCGAATGTCGCGTGGATCGTCGTTGAGATCAATGAGAATGCGAACAACTATATCAATGGTACTACAACCGTTCAAAGAACTGGAAATCAGGTATTTACGTGCGCCAAGTGTCCAGCTCGTTACTTCAAATTAGATGCTTTGGAGTACCACATGACGCTTCACGGTTCAAATAATCGGTTCAAATGTAATGATTGCGATTATTCGTCGAAAACAGCACAAAATCTATTGAAACATCAGGTAGTACATCGACGGCACAATGAATCCAGCGAAAGTTCGACTGCGGAACTATCATCTACCCCCATTGCTGAAACTACTCCGACATCTTGTCCCGAATCTCCAGTGCAATCATCACCGGATCCACAATTCGGTGTCTTTATGCGTGGCAATCCAAACTTTGTTTATCCAGGTTATCTACGGAACGGCCGTTTGAAGGAAAAGCGCTACAAATGTCACAAATGTCCGTCCGCTTTTGAAAAGCGTGAGCAATATAGGGTTCATCTGACTTTGCACGGTGCAAAACAACGCTATCGCTGTGATACGTGTGACTACTCGGTGAAATACTATGCGAATTACATACAGCATTTGAAGAAACACCAGGCAAACGCGGAAGCGCAGGCATCTCGCAGACAATTTGAGGACGACCGAATTTCAGTGGATAGCGATAGCTTCATCGATGCAGGTACGGCAACATCGTCACGCAAGTCTTCGCGATCGTCTGCTGTTAACACGCTTGCGGTATTGTCTTCTGTCAATAATGCTACCCTGCAACCCTCTAATCAGGATAAGCAAAGTTTActattgatgcaaaaaaaagGCATCATTTCATCAATGGGTGACGCCGACGCGGAGACGATCCGCTGCCTGAGTTGTCCGTTTTCCACTATCGATAAAGATATCATGGACTTGCACAAACGTCGCCATGGCATCGAACGCATGACGCCGTCGTGTCCGCATTGCGACTACATTCCGCGAAAAGACGAGAACATCGGTGAGCACATTAAGCTGCACTTTACAAGGATGTACAAACCCGAATCTTATCTTATAGTCGAGATGCTTACGTTAACGATGGAGAAGGTATCCGCCAACAGCAAGAGTGAAAAGGGTCAGCGGTTGAAGGAATTATTGTTCAAGGAATGCGAGGATGGTAGATTCCTACCACTCACAGAAACGGTCAACTCTCTTTCTCTACGTACTTCCACCTCGACAATGAAGGCTACCAAGGAGAAGGTTATCATAGACCCAAACACAGGCGAAACTAAGCATCGTCTTGCCACGTAA
- the LOC105193539 gene encoding uncharacterized protein LOC105193539 isoform X2, with the protein MSGRRIGIADGARAAPSSLPSQPLVESADPAGARRRGGGEKESRPFAFSYSLPTIHYPLRRSVLTPVTKERYSRSKSSVRPESSDDDGVSRRTIENVVNNSCAKKEKERGRGRSRSKRARSERVKARARARVHAMFPAAGKGERRSLRGSARLSSKMSGRPPRLRALRPRAQHQRRGKTESQASDATTPRSEGNLKRAAASHEVEHNAKRYDAKKGKDTTTTKTTTTTTTTTTTDTSDAVSKTHDAMDGIENNNDDDDELTVTAVNTVNTVEAVAEDEAEEDGEMKEKNNDDDDDDDDEATLDGNVDVDVDIDVDVNVAVNSAETIDVEANGQASYECKTCDPPKMLSSIKAYFEHLRKEHKYKGKNGHSPVENRCPACSYVALNVKDLENHQRVHHLKRKFFRCAKCDYVTHIRARYTKHVKYHSMPMIKCDACDFSSAYKWNLERHMRNHGGGGAFKCRACNFTADIRQSLTVHESYHHDPPVGQINRKSNNAFERKPRNSPKRYNQVGASDFREVLNKSGSTTTSVGSSDSFVSDHSLISIDDKKSALANAECIALKCEEKGCQFITAWDSEMQRHLAECHAPVSPSKPRKPLPMLIPLSLASTKSNNTVNSSGPPTTLLKVPRVRVRPELAQIARDTELAKMNKEAANSKRNFNTAAGVFERKNASFFDKLKEKLTTTATSINNGVPEVAVSNENDLKCWCTFKASSMEELACHKQTHHTALSVSVGTTRCPKCRRRCKSTTDLQMHMQYCHSRNDATPSIDSSLEKVTNRSRSDVRMTSYRDEYSFPSQLDWDANLRGLNSSGPSFEGGPTHPSGRRVFKCPHCPFWASTASRFHVHIVGHLNRKPFECSMCAYRSNWRWDITKHIKLKAAKDAVHTSARVLMTDETGRRNYSKYNKYLAQVEQQSWDEDRMEQRSIEETNSEEMPTKLVIVDNKEYVPLTGPTSQSSITIIPSSEANQNIQNVDISLRPPPPLKAAVRSRGQSLLKNSPITMHIHTPSGGGAVSISPAIDESKRTQWKCKRCNYRDTNKDNVLLHVKSHYESADHEFIEERNPFGCGDCPFSASDAATLSLHRLNHRPTLEAIFKCYLCPYYVKTKAELLEHSRLHGEELAAMHQQNTDVQISKNKLQQISISEGVSQTKDESSIEQVIQITSRNNVTASSKMTEAQSSPPPPPSLLLDTRALPDAPLVWVSKLDGTLTKMLKCRHCPFISSRRAEVLDHETMHVDMPTQGPFIACTDCSFTCSRREVMTAHTEMHAGSLGTVHCLVDETRPDAQQANDLATLLGMPQTPMLGSEPDLQDSRLVHCCGKCPARFLCEKELRIHLRYHTTELAYSCQWCSYAARQPAHLIAHQKAHSTEYQERTKYLLSLYGHSQRYPPPATACVETDNRDTDSGPNVAWIVVEINENANNYINGTTTVQRTGNQVFTCAKCPARYFKLDALEYHMTLHGSNNRFKCNDCDYSSKTAQNLLKHQVVHRRHNESSESSTAELSSTPIAETTPTSCPESPVQSSPDPQFGVFMRGNPNFVYPGYLRNGRLKEKRYKCHKCPSAFEKREQYRVHLTLHGAKQRYRCDTCDYSVKYYANYIQHLKKHQANAEAQASRRQFEDDRISVDSDSFIDAGTATSSRKSSRSSAVNTLAVLSSVNNATLQPSNQDKQSLLLMQKKGIISSMGDADAETIRCLSCPFSTIDKDIMDLHKRRHGIERMTPSCPHCDYIPRKDENIGEHIKLHFTRMYKPESYLIVEMLTLTMEKVSANSKSEKGQRLKELLFKECEDGRFLPLTETVNSLSLRTSTSTMKATKEKVIIDPNTGETKHRLAT; encoded by the exons GTGAGACCAGAGTCGTCCGACGATGACGGTGTCTCGCGTCGAACGATAGAGAACGTGGTGAATAATTCCTGcgcgaagaaagagaaagagagagggagagggagatccaggagcaagcgagcgaggagCGAGCGAGTgaaggcgcgcgcgcgcgcgcgtgtgcacgCCATGTTTCCTGCAGCGGGCAAGGGCGAGCGAAGAAGTCTGCGCGGAAGCGCACGGCTCTCGTCCAAGATGTCGGGAAGACCGCCCCGGTTGCGTGCCCTGCGGCCGCGGGCGCAGCATCAGAGACGAGGGAAAACGGAGTCCCAGGCCTCCGACGCGACCACGCCGAGATCGGAAGGTAACCTTAAACGGGCCGCGGCGAGTCACGAGGTGGAGCACAATGCGAAGAGATACGACGCGAAGAAGGGCAAAGACACTACCACGAccaagacgacgacgacgacgacgacgacgacgacgacggacacGTCTGACGCTGTGAGTAAGACGCACGATGCGATGGACGGAATTGAaaacaacaacgacgacgacgacgagctaACGGTGACCGCCGTCAACACCGTCAACACCGTCGAGGCCGTAGCCGAGGATGAGGCGGAAGAGGATGGGGAGATGAAGGAGAagaacaacgacgacgacgacgatgacgacgatgaggCGACGCTGGACGGCAACGTCGACGTGGATGTCGACATCGACGTTGACGTGAACGTCGCGGTGAATTCCGCGGAGACGATCGACGTCGAGGCAAACGGCCAGGCGTCTTACGAGTGCAAGACCTGCGATCCGCCGAAAATGCTGTCCAGTATCAAGGCCTATTTCGAGCATCTGCGAAAGGAGCACAAATATAAG gGCAAAAACGGGCACAGTCCAGTCGAAAATCGTTGCCCTGCGTGTTCGTATGTCGCATTGAACGTGAAAGATCTTGAAAATCACCAAAGAGTGCAtcatttgaaaagaaaattttttcgatGCGCAAAATGCGATTACGTGACGCACATCAGAGCGCGTTATACTAAGCATGTTAAATATCATTCTATGCCGATGATCAAGTGCGATGCTTGTGATTTTAGTTCAGCGTATAAG TGGAATCTAGAAAGACACATGCGGAATCATGGAGGTGGAGGTGCTTTCAAATGTCGTGCATGTAATTTTACTGCTGATATCCGTCAGAGCTTAACGGTGCATGAGTCGTATCATCATGACCCACCTGTCGGTCAGATCAACCGCAAAAGTAATAACGCTTTCGAACGTAAGCCACGAAATAGTCCAAAACGTTACAATCAG GTTGGAGCCAGTGACTTTCgagaagttttaaataaaagtggaAGTACAACCACCTCGGTCGGTTCTTCCGATTCGTTCGTATCAGATCACTCGCTAATTTCGATAGACGATAAGAAAAGCGCCCTGGCCAACGCCGAGTGCATCGCGTTAAAATGCGAGGAGAAAGGCTGCCAATTTATAACAGCCTGGGACTCTGAGATGCAGCGTCATTTAGCGGAGTGTCACGCGCCGGTTTCTCCATCGAAGCCAAGAAAGCCACTGCCGATGTTAATTCCATTGAGCCTAGCGAGCACCAAGTCCAATAACACGGTCAACAGTAGCGGCCCACCTACGACCCTATTGAAAGTTCCGCGCGTTAGAGTGAGACCTGAACTGGCGCAAATCGCGAGGGATACGGAGCTAGCTAAGATGAACAAGGAG GCCGCGAATTCGAAGAGGAATTTCAATACTGCCGCTGGGGTATTCGAGAGAAAGAATGCCTCCTTCTTCGATAAACTGAAGGAAAAACTAACGACGACCGCGACGTCGATTAATAACGGTGTGCCGGAGGTAGCTGTAAGTAATGAGAACGACTTGAAATGCTGGTGTACGTTTAAAGCTAGTAGCATGGAGGAGCTAGCTTGCCACAAACAGACACACCACACCGCGCTCAGCGTGTCCGTGGGCACGACACGTTGCCCTAAGTGTAGAAGACGTTGCAAGAGTACAACCGATCTCCAAATGCATATGCAATACTGCCATTCGCGCAACGACGCAACGCCGTCCATCGATAGTAGTTTAGAGAAAGTAACGAATCGTTCTCGCTCGGACGTCCGCATGACCTCGTATCGTGACGAATACTCTTTTCCGTCGCAATTGGATTGGGACGCGAATCTCAGAGGACTAAATTCTTCTGGACCTTCG TTTGAAGGTGGTCCGACACATCCGAGCGGACGACGAGTATTCAAATGTCCCCATTGTCCATTTTGGGCTTCCACCGCAAGTCGCTTTCACGTACATATAGTCGGTCATTTAAACCGGAAGCCGTTCGAGTGTTCAATGTGCGCGTATCGTTCTAACTGGCGATGGGACATCACAAAACATATTAAGCTTAAAGCGGCTAAAGACGCAGTGCATACGAGCGCCAGAGTGCTCATGACGGATGAGACAGGTCGACGGAATTATtccaaatataacaaatatctcGCACAG GTAGAACAGCAATCGTGGGACGAAGATCGTATGGAACAGCGTAGCATAGAAGAAACAAATTCTGAAGAAATGCCGACGAAATTGGTGATTGTGGACAACAAAGAGTACGTTCCGTTGACTGGCCCGACGTCGCAATCTTCTATCACGATTATTCCGTCGAGTGAGGcaaatcaaaatattcaaaatgtagACATAAGTCTGCGACCTCCACCACCGCTCAAAGCAGCGGTTAGAAGTCGTGGACAGTCTCTGTTGAAGAACAGTCCGATTACGATGCATATACATACTCCTAGTGGTGGTGGTGCGGTCTCTATATCTCCAGCGATAGATGAGAGTAAACGCACTCAGTGGAAGTGTAAACGTTGTAATTACCGAGATACCAACAAAGATAACGTGTTGTTGCATGTTAAATCTCATTACGAATCTGCTGATCATGAGTTCATAGAAGAAAGG AATCCATTTGGTTGTGGGGATTGTCCATTTTCAGCATCGGACGCTGCTACTCTGTCTCTTCATAGGCTAAACCATCGGCCAACCTTAGAAGCTATATTTAAATGCTATCTTTGTCCATACTACGTTAAAACAAAGGC aGAATTATTGGAGCACTCTAGACTCCACGGGGAAGAGCTGGCAGCTATGCATCAGCAAAATACGGATGTTCAAATTTCTAAGAATAAATTGCAACAAATATCAATTTCCGAAG gtGTTTCACAAACAAAAGACGAATCGTCCATAGAACAAGTAATTCAGATAACGTCGCGTAACAATGTAACGGCATCTTCAAAGATGACGGAAGCTCAGTCGTCACCGCCTCCACCACCGTCGCTTCTTCTAGATACTCGTGCCCTTCCGGATGCTCCGTTGGTTTGGGTATCGAAGCTAGATGGCACTCTGACGAAGATGCTCAAGTGTCGCCACTGTCCGTTCATCTCATCGCGACGTGCGGAGGTGCTTGATCATGAGACAATGCATGTAGACATGCCAACGCAGGGACCCTTCATCGCCTGTACAGACTGTAGCTTTACTTGCTCGCGTCGGGAGGTCATGACCGCACATACAGAAATGCATGCGGGATCTCTGGGTACCGTTCATTGTCTTGTCGATGAAACACGACCTGATGCCCAACAGGCGAATGATCTGGCCACTCTACTTGGCATGCCACAAACTCCTATGTTAGGTAGTGAGCCTGATCTACAGGATTCCCGTCTTGTGCATTGCTGCGGCAAGTGTCCGGCGCGATTTCTGTGCGAGAAAGAGTTGCGTATTCATCTGCGGTACCACACCACGGAACTAGCGTATTCATGCCAATGGTGTTCATATGCAGCGCGACAACCGGCGCATTTGATAGCTCATCAAAAGGCGCACTCGACAGAATATCAGGAGCGCACCAAATATTTGTTGTCGTTGTACGGTCACTCGCAGCGTTATCCTCCGCCTGCGACAGCATGCGTCGAGACGGATAATCGGGACACTGACAGTGGGCCGAATGTCGCGTGGATCGTCGTTGAGATCAATGAGAATGCGAACAACTATATCAATGGTACTACAACCGTTCAAAGAACTGGAAATCAGGTATTTACGTGCGCCAAGTGTCCAGCTCGTTACTTCAAATTAGATGCTTTGGAGTACCACATGACGCTTCACGGTTCAAATAATCGGTTCAAATGTAATGATTGCGATTATTCGTCGAAAACAGCACAAAATCTATTGAAACATCAGGTAGTACATCGACGGCACAATGAATCCAGCGAAAGTTCGACTGCGGAACTATCATCTACCCCCATTGCTGAAACTACTCCGACATCTTGTCCCGAATCTCCAGTGCAATCATCACCGGATCCACAATTCGGTGTCTTTATGCGTGGCAATCCAAACTTTGTTTATCCAGGTTATCTACGGAACGGCCGTTTGAAGGAAAAGCGCTACAAATGTCACAAATGTCCGTCCGCTTTTGAAAAGCGTGAGCAATATAGGGTTCATCTGACTTTGCACGGTGCAAAACAACGCTATCGCTGTGATACGTGTGACTACTCGGTGAAATACTATGCGAATTACATACAGCATTTGAAGAAACACCAGGCAAACGCGGAAGCGCAGGCATCTCGCAGACAATTTGAGGACGACCGAATTTCAGTGGATAGCGATAGCTTCATCGATGCAGGTACGGCAACATCGTCACGCAAGTCTTCGCGATCGTCTGCTGTTAACACGCTTGCGGTATTGTCTTCTGTCAATAATGCTACCCTGCAACCCTCTAATCAGGATAAGCAAAGTTTActattgatgcaaaaaaaagGCATCATTTCATCAATGGGTGACGCCGACGCGGAGACGATCCGCTGCCTGAGTTGTCCGTTTTCCACTATCGATAAAGATATCATGGACTTGCACAAACGTCGCCATGGCATCGAACGCATGACGCCGTCGTGTCCGCATTGCGACTACATTCCGCGAAAAGACGAGAACATCGGTGAGCACATTAAGCTGCACTTTACAAGGATGTACAAACCCGAATCTTATCTTATAGTCGAGATGCTTACGTTAACGATGGAGAAGGTATCCGCCAACAGCAAGAGTGAAAAGGGTCAGCGGTTGAAGGAATTATTGTTCAAGGAATGCGAGGATGGTAGATTCCTACCACTCACAGAAACGGTCAACTCTCTTTCTCTACGTACTTCCACCTCGACAATGAAGGCTACCAAGGAGAAGGTTATCATAGACCCAAACACAGGCGAAACTAAGCATCGTCTTGCCACGTAA